From Treponema sp. OMZ 787:
GAAAATATTAATGAAAGGAATTCGGAAAACGAAGGAACTTTTCTGCTGTAAATAAAGGCGTAAGCCATTTCTTTTAGGTCAAAAAAGATTTCGATTGAAAGAATAAGAATACCGATAAGCATTGCGAAAGAAAGTACAATCTCGACTCTTCCTGCCAATCGTGCAGCCCGCCGCCTTAGGTTTTGTTGGTGAAAAAAAGTTTTAAATTTTTGCATAATATTCTCCATTTATTAGTTTAAAATTTTTTTGGCAGTATACATAAAAGCATTTTTTTTGTCAATCTTTTGATTTTTTTCTTAATGTAGTTATAAAAAGAAAGCAGCCCGAAAAGGAGGAGAAAGGGCTGCTTGTGAATAGAATAATAGTGTGTATCTTCTGTGTACGAAAATAATATACTTAATTTTAAGATAAATGTCAATACTTATGAATAAAAAAGTGCGATTTTCTTGATATTCTTGCATATTGTACGGTTTTCTAACATATTCTGCTGTGCTTTTATATAATAATTTTTGCCTTGCACTTTAGTTTTAAATAGGTTATACTTATACACTGGAGGTAAGCATGAGTATTCATATAGCTGCAAAACAAGGCGAAATTGCCGATAAAATTCTTTTACCGGGAGATCCCCTAAGGGCCGAATTCGTTGCTAATAATTTTTTGGAAGATCCCCAATGTTATAACAAGGTGAGGGGAATGTTGGGCTTTACCGGCACCTATAAGGGAGTAAGGGTTTCTGTTCAAGGAACAGGAATGGGACAGCCTTCTTTTTCAATATACGCAAATGAACTTTTTAGCGAGTATGGTGTGCAAAAGGCTATCCGCATCGGAACTGCCGGAGCCTTGCAAAAGGATATAGGTTTGAGGGATGTAGTTTTGGCTATGTCTGCCTCTACAGATTCCGGAATTAACACTCACCGGTTTAGGGGCTGCCACTACGCACCCACTGCCGACTGGAAGCTCTTGAAAAATGCCTATGACCATGCCCAAAAGATGGGAGTAAATCCCTTGGTAGGTTCTATTGCAAGCTCAGATGTTTTTTATGATGATCTTGAAACATGGAAGATGTGGGCTGCGTATGGGGTTTTGGCTGTCGAAATGGAAGCTGCCGAGCTTTATACTCTTGCAGCTAAGTACAAAAGACAGGCTCTTGCCGTGCTTACTATTTCGGATAATGTTGTTACGCACGAGCAGACAAGTTCCGAAGAGCGGCAAACTACATTTAAAACCATGATGGAAATTGCCTTAGAGGCAATAATAGCTTAACCGCTCTAAAAGTTTAAACTGCGACTACCTCGGTAACTTCGGGAAACATGTCCTTAAGCTGCTCTTCAACGCCCATCTTGAGCGTGTAGATGGCCATAGGACATGAGCCGCAGGCTCCCTTTAACTTAACATAAACCTTTCCGTTTTCATCAACAGAATGAAGTTCTATATCTCCGCCGTCAGCCTGCAAATAAGGCCTTACCAAGGCTATGCCTTTTTCGACTTCTTCTTTAACCAACATAATGACCTCCGTTATTTTAATGCTCCACAAAATATACAAAAAATATGAGGAGAAAGCAAGCATAGCTAAAACTCATACCCTATACTGACTTTTATAAAATGATTGTTTTGGTAACAGCCCAATTTACCGTTTTTTTTGCCGCCGAAAAAGCCGATTCCTAGGTCAAAGTCGATTGTGCCTATCAGCCAAGAAAGTTCGGGGTTTATCATAAAATCAGCATCTTCTATTCCTACAAGAGCGTTGAGTTTCCATTCGAGAGAGCCTCGTACCAAGGTTTGAGAAAGGCTTAAAAGAAGGCGTGTGTCTGTGATGGGTATTCCCTTTTCCGTATCAAGGCTGAGCTTGTCTTGATTTATTCCCGAATTTAAAAGCCGTATAGTTTCGGCTGCTTGAAGTCTCAAATTTATATTTTTAGGAAGAGCGTATACTAGGCCTAAATTCCATGCAAGGTGAGGATTATATATATCGGGATTGTTTCCTTTTAGGTCAGAGCTGATATTTGCGGCAAATTCGGTCTGTACTGTGAACTTTCCGAACATGGCCTCGTAGTCGGCCCCAATTTGGTGATAGCGGTTGTATATGAGCGTAGCCTTTTCAAAGACATTTTTAAATTCGGCTTCGGTAGAAGCTGAAGGCGTATGACTCGATTTAAAATTCGGCTTATGAAAAAAGCCTGTAAAATACTGAAAACCTAGGTCGTGCTTACCGTCAATGTTAAGAGTATAACGCAAACCGCCTTGAGCATAGTCAAGGGTATCAGCTTTTTTAGCATTTAAAAAACGTTCCTTTCTTGCCTGATTCAGACCGGCATTGTCTGAGGAAACAGGCAGCTCTCTTGTAAGGTTGATAAAGGGGGACTGCTCCCATCGGCCGCCGAGAGCAAATTCATCGGCTTCGAAAACCGGAAGATATACAAATTCTATTTTCATGTCCTTAGGTAAGTAAGCCGAAAGAAAAAACACGGGTGCCGAGTTTTTTATTTTTTCTGGATAGAATTCGTAGGGTTTGCTGTAGTCTTTAGGATTTACTATATCCAAAACGCTTAAAAAATGAGCTCTTCCCCAGTTTACTTTTTTGATTCCTCCGCCGAAAACTACGGGCCCTGTAAGAGCTTGCATATATGCCTCATCAACCCACCTAGGGAAAAGAGGCTTGGGAAAGTATTCTGACTTTCCGCCCATCTCGGCGGCAATGGTCTTGGCGTTTAAGTTTACCGAGGCATAGGCTTCGGCAAGGGGCGACTTAGCTTCCAGATGAAGGCTGCCCCAAAGAGGGAAGGGGAACTGATAGCTTTCTGGCCTTTTAAAAGCATCAAAGAAAATATCGGTTCCGGTGTAAAAAGCTCCTCCGAAATCTATGCTGAATACGCTTGATTCACTGCTGCTTTCTTCATCATCAAAGCCGAAATCTCCTAAGTCGGCTTCTTCACTAAAAATCAATGAACTTATCAAAAGGATAAAAATTAAACTAAAAAAAAACTTTTTCATATTGCAAAGCCCCTTATGATTGAGGCCTTAAAAAATCGAATTTTTTAAGGCCTCGTAAATAATTTATTTTTTACCTGTTTCCAAGTACTTTTGTGTAAAAATGTAATCGGGTATCTTCATGCCGTATTCTATTCTTTTTATAGAAATAACTGTGGAAGTATTTGTTTTGACGGTTGAAAGCTTTGTCTTATGAGCTGTCATTATTCCGTTTACTTCCTTATAATCGTAAAGCTCAAGAATCTTTACAAGCTGTGAACCTTGATAAAATTCGGCCTTAAGTAAAAGATTTTTATCCTTTGTGATCCGCATTATGGTTTTTGAATATGTGTAGTTCTTATCCTTGGGCGTAGATTCGATAATATAAACAAGTTTGCCTTCATATTCTTCTTCGCCTAAGATCTTAAAATTATCGAGTTTTGTATCCCTTTCCATAAATGAAATATCGTTATTTGAAAAGTCGGAACCCATGAACGGCTCATCGGCACTTCCTTGGGCCGATATTTTTTGCACCTTCTTTGTTTGGGCTAAATACATTCTCTGGTCTGTCGAGCCGTCTGCTTTTTCGATCATTAAAAACCTTGAACCCTTATAAGAGGGAGGGTTTCGTATTTCGACAAACATTCTTTGTAGGCCTTTTTTATCCAAAGAAGAGTATTGTCTAATCTCCAATGTGGAAAGGGTTTTTCCTCCTGCCTGCATATCCAAACTTGATTCCGAGCCAAGTGAAGATGCAGTATTTTTTGTCTTTGTTTTAGCTGCAATTTCTTCTGCACTTTGTGCAAAAATTAAACTGCAAAATCCGATAGCAAAAATTAAACTCAAAGTAAGTTTTTTCATACTCCCTCCGTATCTTTTTCTTCATTAAAAGAATATTCGTTTTTTAATTCCTTTATATCTACAGGTAAAAGTTTTTTTATAAACTTTGGTTTCACTAAATTTAATAAAACTGGAAGAATAGTCAAGCTGCCGAAGGAGCTTGTTATCATTATAAGGGCAATTAAAAAACCAAGCTCTGAAAGCATATTAAATTTTGAAAGCATTAGAACTGCAAAACCTGCACCTACCGAAACCGCATTGAACAATATAGCCTTTCCCGAGCCCAAAAAGGCTAGGTATAAAAATTTCGGATCTCCATTGGTTCTTATAAGGCATTTGTGGTAGGCGGCTAAAAAATGGATGGTGTAGTCAACTCCTATTCCGATTGCAAAACTTGCAACCATTGCTGTTCCTATGTTGAGCTTTATTCCCAAGGCTCCCATTATTCCGAAGTTAATTAAAATTGAGAGTGCTAAAGGAAGAATACCAAAGAGGCCTGCAAAGGCTGATCGATAGTATATTGAAAGAATCAAAAAAACTATAAATAAGGAAACTCCTACCGAAATAAGCTGGGATTCTACTACGAGTTTGTTTAAGGTTTTTTCGACCAATACGAAGCCGCCTGTTTCAGCGATTATATCTTCAGGAAATTTCAAGCGTACATAATCGTTAATTTCTTCCAGAACCCTGTCGGTATCCTGCTGCCCTACGGTGCGCAGCTGAATGTTTACTTTTAAAGTTTTAGGATCGGTATTGTTATCTAAAAAACCTTCCGTATTTTTTCCTAAAAGAATAAGATAGTTTTGCATTATGGCTGAAAGTTCCTCTTGAGAATTTTTTCCGTATTTTTTAGGATCTGTTGGAATTTCATAGTAGGCAAGTCCCTTATAGTTTAATTTTTTGCCTAATTCGTAAACCAGGCTTTCTGCTGGAAGATTGTTTTTTATACGTTCTTTTGAAGCATCGTTAAGCATAGCCATAATTTCTTCTTGACTGTACTGCTTTTTAGGTTTAGAGCTGCTTTCTGCAGCTCGGCTACCGCTGTCGGCTTCCTCTTCAAAATTTCCAAAATCGCCGAAACTTGCAAAGTCATCAAAGCTGCCGAAATCATCTGAAGATTCCGCCTCATTTATATCGGCTGCCTGTATTCCTTCAGGAGATTCATCGGCATTATAAACCTGATTTAACCGCTTAATCAGAGGTACGATTGAAGTAACCTTTCCTACATCTTCAACTTCTTCTTCCAAGAAAAAGGAAAGATCATCAATTGCTTTCAAAATATCCGGCCGCAAAACATTTGATCCGTCCTTAGCCTTAATTACCATTTCAAGGAGCTTTGATCCGCCGAATTTTTCACGCATAAATACATCGGACTGAATTACCGCAACATCCTTCTCAAAATATTCCATTAAAACATTATCTATAACGAGTTTTTTAAGTCCGAATACTGAAAGAACTACTATAAGACCGGCAAAAAGAATTACCGATCGGGAATGTTCCGAAATAAGAACAAATGTTGTCGCTATACCGCGGTCTAAGCCTCCTGTAGTATCTTTTTTATTGGCCCACCGCATTGAAGGTTTTTTCGGTCCTCGCAATATCAAGATACTAGGGATCAATGTTATGGATATTAAAAAAGCTGCTGCAACGCCGAAGCTCGAAAAAATCCCGAATTCAAAAATGGGAACAACTGAGGTAAAACAAAAGGAAACAAAACCCGCAAATGTTGTGAGGGCAGCCAAAAAAACCGGCCTTATAACCTCGCTTAAGGCCTTAACGACCTGCCTTTTATGTTCTTCTTTTGAAATAGAATCATCTTGAACGACCTCATCATAGTAGTGGTTGATAACATGAATTCCATAAGCCGAACCTACGGCAATCAAAATAATCGGTAAAATTGTAGAAAGAATCGATAATGGAACATTAAAAAGAGCCATAGCTCCGAGCGACCAGATTACGGAACATATAACCGTCAATAACGGCAGAAAAACACCGGTAAACCTTCTAAAAGAAAGAAATAGGACACCCAAAACAACAATGATAACAAGAGGTACTAAAAAACTTAAGTCATGGGCCGTTGCCTCGTTGACTATCTCGTTAAAAATAGGAGCTCCGGTTAAATAAATTTTGGAATCGGGAAAATCCCAAGCCTCTGTCAGCTTCATAATTTTACGGCAGGCTGCAATAGTTGCAGGAGAGCCGCTTTCTTCGTTTGTTATATTAAGAAAAACAAGAATTTGGGTTGCCCGTAAATCTTCAGAAACAAGGCTTCTTTCATACATATCCCAACTGCGGAGCTTATTTTTGACAGCCTTAATTTCTTCTTCAGTACCGGAAAAATCAGCAGGAATAATAGGCTCGCTTACAATTCCGTCTTCCCCGTTGTCTATGTGTGTTGTGCTTGTTATCAGCACAGTGTTTTTTACCAAGTCGATTTCTTTCAGCTTTTCATCCAGCTTTCGTACTTCATCTAAAAATTCTTTATTTATAATGGTAGAAAAACGGCGTTCTATTCCTATTAAGATAGGGACATCCTCTCCGAAAATATCGGCAATTTTTTTTGCGCTGATGCGTGATGGATCGTTTTTTGGAATAAAACGGAAGTTGTTATTGTCAAAGTTGAGCCGTATTATTTGGAGTGCAAAAAACAAGGTTACTGCAAGAATAGTTATCAGCATTGTGACGGGATGTTTATAAAAATTGTTTGTTGAAAATATATGCTTTTTTTCTTTTTTCATTAAGATGCTCCTCCGCCGGACTTTTTAATTATATAATCGCACTATCTTTTTGTCAAGCAAGAGTAAATCCCAATATAAATTTGCTTTCCTATCGACTTTTTCTTATTTTTTATGTATTATAGTAAAATACAATGGAGAATGTATGAGTAAAAATAATGACGATAAAAACCAAAACGATCCTTTTAATTTTTTTAATTTCGGGCCGGATTCCGATGGAGACGATAAAAAGTCTCCCAAAAAGCCTTTTTTTTCTTTATGGCTTTTAGCTCCTCTTGTAGTTGTCATTTTTATCTTAATTAATCAGTTAATGGTTCTCAATAGTTCTGCCTTGATTCCGTTTTCGGAGTTTAAGGATAGAGTTACTTCGGGACAGATAAAAAAAGTTATTTTAGGCCCTGTTTATTTTACAGGATACACAAGCATACAGGATGAAGAGCCTTCCAATACGTCCCTTTTTTCGTTTTTATCGGTACAACAAAATACTAATGAATATACGACTGTCGGTATTTACACCTCTGAGTTTTTACAGCTTTTAGACGATCACCATGTCGTTTACCATATAAAGCCAAAGGAAAAAAGTTATCTCGTTGAGCTCCTTTTACAGTGGGTAATTCCCTTCCTTTTGATCTTCCTTGTTTGGCGTGCCATTATGAGGCGGATGACCAAGGGTATGGGCGGCTTGGGCGGAAGTATTTTTTCTCCCGGGCAGGCTCGAAGTGCAGCTATAGACGAAGGCAAGGTCGAAACCCGCTTTAAGGATGTTGCAGGTGTAGACGAGGCCAAAGAAGAATTAATGGAAGTTGTAGACTTCTTAAAGTATCCGCAAAAATATACGGAAATAGGCGGAAAGATTCCGCGGGGCGTTCTTTTGGTAGGTCCTCCCGGAACGGGAAAAACCCTTCTTGCAAGGGCGGTCGCAGGGGAAGCCGGAGTTCCCTTCTTTAGGATAAGCGGTTCCGACTTTGTCGAGATGTTTGTCGGTGTAGGAGCTTCCCGTGTGCGCGACCTCTTTAGGCAGGCCCGCGAAAAGGCCCCCTGTATTATCTTTATAGACGAATTGGATGCCATCGGAAAGTCGCGCCATAATTCTTACAGTTCAAACGATGAGCGGGAGCAGACCCTCAATCAGCTCTTAGTCGAAATGGACGGCTTTGACAATAAAACGGGCTTGATTCTTTTAGCCGCGACCAACCGCCCCGATGTTTTGGATCCGGCTCTTTTGCGTCCCGGCCGCTTTGACAGACAGGTTGTAGTTGACCGCCCCGATGTTAAGGGTAGGGAGCAGATTCTTAAACTCCATGCAGAAAATGTAAAGCTGGATGCTTCAGCTGACTTGGCTTCGATAGCCCGCATTACGGCAGGCTGTTCGGGTGCCGACCTTGCAAATATCATCAACGAAGCGGCTCTTTTGGCTGTAAGAGGCAAGAGAAAGACCGTCATAATGACCGACTTGGATGAGGCTGTAGAAAAGGCTATGATAGGCTTACAGAAAAAATCCCGAGTAATCCGCGAAGAAGAGCGGAGGGTAATTGCCTATCACGAAACCGGCCACGCCATTGTGGGCAGCTTTACCGAGGGTGCAGACAAGGTTCATAAGGTTACGATTGTTCCGCGGGGAACTTCCACCTTGGGCTATACTTTCCATATTCCTGAAGACGATAAACACATTGTTACCGAAAAGCAGCTTTTGGCCGAAATAGATGTTCTTTTAGGCGGACGGGCTGCAGAGCAGGTAAAATTCAATATGGTTTCTACCGGAGCGGCAAACGACCTTTCCCGTGCAACCGACATTGCCCGAAGCATTATAACCGACTACGGTATGAGCTCTAAGTTTAAAAACGTCGCTTTAAGCAAGAGGGGGGCAGGCTACCTTGGAGATAATGAACCTCAGTTAGTCCGCGAATATGCAGAAACAACCCAGCAGTATATTGATGAAGAAATTGCAAAGATAATCAATACCCGCTATGAGATTGTTGTAAAAATGCTGAACGACAAAAAGCATCTTTTAGAGAAGATAGCAACAACTCTTTTAGAAAAAGAAACTATAGAGAACGAAGAATTTGATGCAATAATTGCAGAAGAGAAGACTCCTCAGCTTTTTGACAAGGAAGATGAAGAGTGTGTGGAGGCCTCAAATGATAATTCTCAGCCTCTTGAATCTTCTCAAATATAGAAAGAAATTTTGTAAAACAAATAAAACATATTAGACTTGTAAATATCACAAAAAAATGATAGAATACGGCTATTAATTACGGAGGTTTATATGACTAGATGGGGAGCTTTTGCACTCGGTGTTGCTGCAGGCGGAGCCGCAGTTCTTTTATCCAGAAATGCTAATTTTAAAAAGGCTTGTGCCAAGGTTGTAGGAGCAGGTTTAAAATTAAAAGAAGATGCAGCTGCCTTTGTTGAAACCGTAAAAGAAGACGCTCAAGATATAATGGCAGAAGCTGCATACAATAAAGAAGCTGCGGAAGCAAAATAATCTAATCTCTTATCTATCAAAATCTTTATGAATTTTTATATAGCTCACCGCCTTCCCGGACGTTTACGTTTAAGGTATAAACGCAAAGGTTTAAGCCGCAAACAAGCTGTCCTTGTAGAGACCCTTGTGTCCTTACAGGAAGGCATAATTTCTATCAGTGTAAATCCGGTTTCAGGAAGTATTTTAATTGAGTATTCAGGCATAAGCGAAGAAGAAGCTCTTTCTTATATAAGAGCTCTAAATTCTTCCTATCTTGAAAATGAAGAATTATTGGCAAGTATAGATGAGCCTGTTGTAACTCAGGGCTTAGCCGTTTCTTTGGTGGGTCTTCTGGCAGAATTTTTTATCCGTAAACTGCTGCCCTTTCCAGTAAGGAAGCTTCTAGCCCTTACCTCAATTATGCCCCGTGTAAGAACTGGAATAAAAGCCTTGGCTGACGGGAAGCCCTTTTGTGCCGAGACCCTTGATGCAACAGCTCTTTCACTGGCTTATGCAAGCGGGGATTTAAATACGGCCGGCACCATTGCCATGATGCTGGAGATGGGCGAAATCTTGGAAGATTATACAAGGCGCAAGTCCTATGAGAATTTAGCTCAAAGTTTTTTGAACACAAAGGAAATAGTACATGTCTTACGGGACGGAAATGAAACGGAAATATCGGCCAATCTTCTTCAAGCCGGGGACACGGTTGTTCTTAGGATAGGCTCCGTTATTCCTGCCGACGGAACGGTCGTAGCCGGGGAAGCTTCGGTTAATCAGGCTTCGATGACGGGCGAGGGCTTGCCTGTGCACAAGATTCCGGGAGATACGGTTTTTGCTTCTACCGTTGTTGAGGAGGGAGAGATTCATGTCTGTGTAAGGGCTTGCGGCAGGGAAACCAGAGTCAGCAAGATAGCCGATATGATTGACCGCTCTCAATCCCTAAAGGCGGCTTCACAAATAAGGGCTGAAAGAACGGCTGACAGGCTTGTTTTTTATAACTTCCTTCTTGCAGGGCTGACTTACGCCTTTACCAGCAACTTCGCAAAAGCGGCTTCAACCCTTCTTGTAGACTATTCTTGTGCGATGAAGCTATCAGCCCCTGTTTGTGTGCTTTCAGCCATGAAAAATTGTGCCGAGCACGGCATTACTGTAAAGGGTGGTAAATTTTTAGAAGACTTTGCCCGTGCCGATACGATTGTCTTTGATAAGACCGGAACTCTCACCGAATCCCAGCCCTCCGTTAAGCAAATAGTTACCTTCGGAGGCAGGGCGGAACATGAGGTGCTTAAAATAGCAGCCTGCCTTGAAGAGCATTTTCCTCACTCCCTTGCAAGGGCTGTTGTTCGGGAAGCTGAAAATAGGGGAATCGAACACAGGGAAGATCATACAAAGGTTTCTTATATTTTAGCCCATGGTCTTGCCTCAACCTTAAACGGGGAGGAGCTTCGTATAGGAAGTGCTCATTTTATATTCGATGATGAGGGTATTCCTAAAACCGAAGAGGCCGAAAGAGCTATAGAGGATTTGGCACAGACAGGATGCTCTCAGCTTTATTTATCTGTAGGAAAGGAGCTTGCGGGGATTATAGCCATAGAAGACCCCTTACGCCCTGAAGCCAAGGAAGTGGTTGCAGAGCTTCATAGGCTGGGGATAAAAAATATAATTATGCTTACAGGGGATGGGCCGCAAACTGCCCGCAGCATAGCCAAAAAAACGGGTATTGACCGCTACCATGCTCAGGCCCTGCCCGATACAAAGGCCGATTTTATTAAAAGATTAAAAGAAGAGGGCAAGCTTGTTGTAATGGTAGGAGACGGTATAAACGATTCGCCTGCCCTTTCGGAGGCCGATGTCGGGATTGCAATGGGGCAGGCTTCTTCCATAGCCGGAGAAACGGCAGACATCCTCCTTCCCGATGACGGCCTAAGAGCCCTACCCCTTTTAAGAAAAATTGCGATGGGTTTGATTAATAGGATTAATATCAATAACAAGCTTATTATAGGAATTAACTCAGGGCTTATTGCAGGAGAACTGGCCGGTTCTATTGCTCCGGCTGCAGCGGCCCTAATACATAACGGTTCTACAGTGGCCATAGGTATGTCGGCTATGAGAAGCTATGAAGAGCCGCTTGATAAAAGTGTTTAACAGAGGAAAATATTATAATGACTGTTTCAAGTTTTTTTCCCGGGCATATAAGGCTCAGGGGCGAGATGATAAAGGATAAGGATATTTTTGAAGCCTTTGAAAAGGCTGCATCTTCACATAAGGCTGTCCGCAAAATTGAAAGGAATGAGAGGACAGGAAGCCTTTGTATTGAGTACGATGCAAAGGCTCTGCCCCTATCGAAGTTTGAAATTTTTAGAGAAGACTTGCCTGAGTTAAAAAAACTTTCCGATGCTTACACTTTAGGCAAGGCCGAAAAGGAAGTGATCATCCAAAAAATTTCAGAGCTTTGGGAAAAATTAAAAAACGCGTAAAAAGTAATTTTAGGAAAATTAGTTGATTTTTTATATATTTTGGAGTATAATAATAGGTATGAGAGTAAAATCTTACTTAGGCTTAAAATTCGGTTTTTCTAATTGTAATTTTTTGTGTGCCGATTATGTGCATAAAAATGTTAGCCTAGGTTTACCCCCCCCCATTTTCTCTATTAAGTAAAATATCTCTAATCAAAACTTTTAATACTTATTTTTCTCATATAAGGTCTTTCTTTTTTGAAAATAAACCGCTAAAGAATATATGCCGGTATATTTTGCTTGACTTCATAAAAGAAGTATGTTTTTCTAATTTTTATTCATCGAATTTAAAATATTTTAATCTAATATACATAAATAAAAGGAGATTTATTGTATGGAAGTAGTATCTTTTTCGGTTGAAAATTTTAGAAGTATTACAAAGAAAAGTGTAATACCCTTAAAAAAACTTTCTATTTTAATCGGTAAAAACAATGAGGGTAAGTCAAACCTGTTAAAGGCTCTTGGGCTTGCAATGGATATTATAAGTTCAGGCCGGTTTATAAGGAGACCTATTCGCAGCAGCCGATTGATATTTTCACGGACTCAGAAGTATGACTGGGAAAGGGATTTTCCAATATCCCTCCAAGAAGATGGTATAGGAGGAGAAACAAGGCTTGGTCTTGAATTTGAGCTATCTCAGGCAGAAAAGGAAGAATTTAATAAGAGGTTTAAACTTAAACTTTCATCCAATCTTGTATTTGAAATAAGTATAGATTCAAATGTTAAGGTAGAGCTTGAGATAAGTGAACAAAACAAAAAGAACAAAAAAATATTTGGAGACCAAAAACATGAAATATGCGAATTCTTAAAAGAAAAAATATATTTTAATTATATTCCTGCAGTCCGAACCGAGGAAGCTGCTGCAAAAATTGTCTATGAGCTTATAAGAAATGAATTATTAGGAATCAAAGAAAATAAGAAATATAAACAGGCTTTGGAGTCTATCAAAAAACTGGAAGCCCCTGTTTTAAAAAAGATTAGCAAGACCATTAAAGATTCGATAGTACAGCTTGTTCCTAATGTAAGGGATGTAATAATTGCAAACGATAGTGAGTCCTCATATATGAGTAGACATTTGTATTCCGGTCGTGAATATATCGAAATAGATGACGGTACAAAAACAGGTCTTGAATTAAAGGGAGACGGAGTAAAAAGTTTGGTTACAATGGCCTTGTTAAAGGATATGACATTAAAAAAAGACCAAATTTCTTTTGTAGCAATAGAAGAACCTGAAAGTCATCTGCATCCCGAAGCTGTACACCTTTTAAAAAATAAGATATATGAGATAGCCGAAAAAAATCAAGTAATCATCTCTACACATAGTCCCATCTTTGTAGACCGTGAAAATATAGATTCAAACATCATTATAAATGACGGTAAGGCAGCCCCTGCAAGAGATTTAAAAGTTATAAGAGAGGTTTTAGGTATAAAAATATCGGATAACTTAAAAAATGCAGAGCAAGTCTTGGTTGTTGAAGGAGAAAGCGACTTCATTATTTTGCAAGCTGTACTTCCCCTGTTAAGTAAGGTATTAAAAGAAAAATTAAAGGAAAATTTTTTAATTATAGAAGAACTAAGAGGCAGTTCAAATATAAAATACAGAATAGGGGAGTTAAAATCTTGCTTTTGTTCTTATCATATTTTGCTTGATAATGATGAAGCAGGACGAAGAGCAAAGGCTGACAACGAAATACCGGATAAGAATATTACCTTTGTAACTTGTAAAGGTATGAAGGAATCTGAAATTGAAGATACCATAAATGTAGATATTTATAAAGAAGAAGTAGAGGGAAAGTACGGAATAGACTTATCTTGCAAGTATTTTAAATCTAATAAGAAAAAATGGTCTGAAAGAATGAAGGATGTTTTAAAAGCTAGCGGAAAAAAATCTGATGAGGATGCATTAAAGGGTATTAAAACAATCGTTGCAAGCTGTGTTAAGAAAAATCCGAAAAAGGCCTTAAATGAAAATAAAAAGGAAAGCATTGAAGCTTTAGCAAAAAGTTTAGAAAAAATAAATTTATAAAATAATTGGAGGTTTTGAAAATGAAAAAATTCAAAATTAGGGCAGTATCTATTACTGCATTGTTGTTGGCTGCGGGGCTCTTATTGACCGGTTGTCCTACAGGTCAGGGAAAATCCGGCGGAGGTGAATCTTCTGAAGTAACTCCTAATATTCCTGTTGATAAGACATATACTGTAGGTTCAGTCGAATTTACCATGAAAGGTATAGCCGCCGTGGATGCTTCCTTGGGACA
This genomic window contains:
- a CDS encoding heavy metal translocating P-type ATPase, which gives rise to MNFYIAHRLPGRLRLRYKRKGLSRKQAVLVETLVSLQEGIISISVNPVSGSILIEYSGISEEEALSYIRALNSSYLENEELLASIDEPVVTQGLAVSLVGLLAEFFIRKLLPFPVRKLLALTSIMPRVRTGIKALADGKPFCAETLDATALSLAYASGDLNTAGTIAMMLEMGEILEDYTRRKSYENLAQSFLNTKEIVHVLRDGNETEISANLLQAGDTVVLRIGSVIPADGTVVAGEASVNQASMTGEGLPVHKIPGDTVFASTVVEEGEIHVCVRACGRETRVSKIADMIDRSQSLKAASQIRAERTADRLVFYNFLLAGLTYAFTSNFAKAASTLLVDYSCAMKLSAPVCVLSAMKNCAEHGITVKGGKFLEDFARADTIVFDKTGTLTESQPSVKQIVTFGGRAEHEVLKIAACLEEHFPHSLARAVVREAENRGIEHREDHTKVSYILAHGLASTLNGEELRIGSAHFIFDDEGIPKTEEAERAIEDLAQTGCSQLYLSVGKELAGIIAIEDPLRPEAKEVVAELHRLGIKNIIMLTGDGPQTARSIAKKTGIDRYHAQALPDTKADFIKRLKEEGKLVVMVGDGINDSPALSEADVGIAMGQASSIAGETADILLPDDGLRALPLLRKIAMGLINRININNKLIIGINSGLIAGELAGSIAPAAAALIHNGSTVAIGMSAMRSYEEPLDKSV
- a CDS encoding ATP-dependent endonuclease, with the protein product MEVVSFSVENFRSITKKSVIPLKKLSILIGKNNEGKSNLLKALGLAMDIISSGRFIRRPIRSSRLIFSRTQKYDWERDFPISLQEDGIGGETRLGLEFELSQAEKEEFNKRFKLKLSSNLVFEISIDSNVKVELEISEQNKKNKKIFGDQKHEICEFLKEKIYFNYIPAVRTEEAAAKIVYELIRNELLGIKENKKYKQALESIKKLEAPVLKKISKTIKDSIVQLVPNVRDVIIANDSESSYMSRHLYSGREYIEIDDGTKTGLELKGDGVKSLVTMALLKDMTLKKDQISFVAIEEPESHLHPEAVHLLKNKIYEIAEKNQVIISTHSPIFVDRENIDSNIIINDGKAAPARDLKVIREVLGIKISDNLKNAEQVLVVEGESDFIILQAVLPLLSKVLKEKLKENFLIIEELRGSSNIKYRIGELKSCFCSYHILLDNDEAGRRAKADNEIPDKNITFVTCKGMKESEIEDTINVDIYKEEVEGKYGIDLSCKYFKSNKKKWSERMKDVLKASGKKSDEDALKGIKTIVASCVKKNPKKALNENKKESIEALAKSLEKINL
- the ftsH gene encoding ATP-dependent zinc metalloprotease FtsH, which encodes MSKNNDDKNQNDPFNFFNFGPDSDGDDKKSPKKPFFSLWLLAPLVVVIFILINQLMVLNSSALIPFSEFKDRVTSGQIKKVILGPVYFTGYTSIQDEEPSNTSLFSFLSVQQNTNEYTTVGIYTSEFLQLLDDHHVVYHIKPKEKSYLVELLLQWVIPFLLIFLVWRAIMRRMTKGMGGLGGSIFSPGQARSAAIDEGKVETRFKDVAGVDEAKEELMEVVDFLKYPQKYTEIGGKIPRGVLLVGPPGTGKTLLARAVAGEAGVPFFRISGSDFVEMFVGVGASRVRDLFRQAREKAPCIIFIDELDAIGKSRHNSYSSNDEREQTLNQLLVEMDGFDNKTGLILLAATNRPDVLDPALLRPGRFDRQVVVDRPDVKGREQILKLHAENVKLDASADLASIARITAGCSGADLANIINEAALLAVRGKRKTVIMTDLDEAVEKAMIGLQKKSRVIREEERRVIAYHETGHAIVGSFTEGADKVHKVTIVPRGTSTLGYTFHIPEDDKHIVTEKQLLAEIDVLLGGRAAEQVKFNMVSTGAANDLSRATDIARSIITDYGMSSKFKNVALSKRGAGYLGDNEPQLVREYAETTQQYIDEEIAKIINTRYEIVVKMLNDKKHLLEKIATTLLEKETIENEEFDAIIAEEKTPQLFDKEDEECVEASNDNSQPLESSQI
- a CDS encoding DUF6110 family protein, with product MTRWGAFALGVAAGGAAVLLSRNANFKKACAKVVGAGLKLKEDAAAFVETVKEDAQDIMAEAAYNKEAAEAK